A region of Lycium barbarum isolate Lr01 chromosome 3, ASM1917538v2, whole genome shotgun sequence DNA encodes the following proteins:
- the LOC132632257 gene encoding protein TORMOZ EMBRYO DEFECTIVE, with protein sequence MELKKSYKCVQSLQQFYTGGPYAVASDESFLVCACGDTIKIVDLSNASIKSTIEGDSEAVTALTLSPNNNFLFSASHSRQIRVWDLSTLKCLRSWKGHEGPVMGMACDASGGLLATAGADRKVLVWDVDGGFCTHYFKGHKGVVTSIIFHPDPNRLLLFSGGDDGSVRVWDLTRKKCLSTLEKHQSAITSMAISQDGWTLLSAGRDKVVNLWNLHDYGCMTTIPMFESLEAVCIIGPESPFAASLASSTNPQTKKRSDVPSINFITVGERGLVRIWSADRALCLFEQKSSNITVSSDDEDSKRGFTSALILPASQELLCVTADQQFFLYYPEGSEGSLNLVLRKRFVGYNEEIADMKFLGDEEQFLAVSTSVEQVRVYDLTTMSCSYVLAGHTDVILCLDTCVSSSGRTLIVTGSKDNSVRLWDCQRKACVGVGIGHMGAVGAVVFSKKQRNFFVSGSSDRTLKVWYFDGVSDNNEEVLTLKAKAVVAAHDKDINSLAIAPDGSFVCSGSQDRTACIWRLPDLVSVVTLKGHKRGIWSVEFSPVDQCVMTASGDKTIKIWAISDGSCLKTFEGHTSSVLRASFLTRGAQFVSCGGDGLVKLWTVNTNECVATYDQHEDKIWALAVGKKTEMLATGGGDAVINLWHDSTALDKEEAFRKEEEGVLKGQELENALIDADYTRAIQIAFELRKPHKLLELFRGLFRKRDEGDQIGKALKALAKEEFRLLLEYVREWNTKPKNCHVAHFVLSWAFRILPSTEFVEIRGIVELLEGLIPYTQRHFNRLDRLERSTFMLDYTLTRMLVIEPEGNEGKLEDKDPKLSNAADSEQLSDIASTEQEQHHKELKEKRASKKRKNKSKDISSKKVKGV encoded by the exons ATGGAATTGAAGAAGAGTTACAAATGTGTGCAGTCTCTCCAGCAATTTTACACTGGCGGCCCATACGCTGTCGCTTCAGATGAATCATTTCTCGTGTGTGCGTGTGGTGACACTATCAAAATCGTTGATTTATCAAATGCTTCAATAAAATCAACGATAGAGGGTGATTCCGAAGCAGTGACAGCTCTTACTCTTAGCCCTAATAATAATTTCCTCTTTTCTGCTAGTCATAGCCGACAAATTAGGGTTTGGGACCTTTCCACATTGAAATGCCTACGCTCCTGGAAG GGGCATGAAGGACCGGTGATGGGCATGGCTTGCGATGCATCAGGTGGATTGCTGGCAACGGCTGGGGCTGACAGGAAAGTTCTCGTGTGGGACGTAGATGGAGGCTTCTGCACTCATTATTTCAAAGGTCACAAAGGGGTTGTCACCAGCATTATATTTCATCCTGACCCGAATCGGCTGCTG CTTTTCTCTGGTGGTGATGATGGTTCTGTAAGGGTCTGGGATCTGACGAGGAAGAAATGTCTGTCAACTCTAGAGAAACATCAATCAGCTATTACTTCCATGGCAATATCTCAAGACGGGTGGACTTTGCTTAGCGCAGGGAGAGACAAG GTTGTAAATTTGTGGAATTTACATGATTATGGCTGCATGACCACCATACCAATGTTTGAGTCACTTGAAGCTGTGTGCATAATTGGTCCAGAATCTCCTTTTGCTGCATCCCTGGCTTCATCGACTAATCCACAGACAAAGAAGAGAAGTGATGTACCATCAATTAATTTCATTACTGTTGGCGAGCGAGGATTAGTACGTATATGGAGTGCTGATAG AGCACTGTGCCTTTTTGAACAGAAATCCTCCAATATTACCGTAAGCTCTGACGATGAAGATTCAAAGAGAGGCTTTACTTCTGCTTTGATTTTGCCTGCAAGTCAGGAGTTACTTTGTGTTACAGCTGACCAGCAGTTTTTTCTTTATTATCCGGAGGGATCTGAAGGTAGTCTGAATCTAGTTCTTAGGAAGAGGTTTGTTGGATACAATGAAGAGATTGCAGATATGAAATTTTTGGGTGACGAGGAACAGTTCCTTGCTGTTTCGACAAGCGTAGAGCAG GTGCGAGTTTATGATCTTACAACAATGTCGTGCTCTTATGTATTGGCTGGGCATACTGATGTTATTTTGTGCCTTGATACTTGTGTATCAAGTTCTGGAAGAACACTAATTGTAACAGGAAGTAAGGACAACTCT GTTAGGTTATGGGATTGCCAAAGGAAAGCTTGTGTTGGAGTTGGCATAGGTCACATGGGAGCTGTTGGTGCTGTTGTTTTTTCAAAGAAACAGcggaatttctttgtgagtggtAGTAG TGACCGTACTCTAAAGGTATGGTATTTTGACGGTGTCTCTGACAACAATGAAGAAGTTCTAACTTTGAAAGCAAAAGCAGTTGTAGCTGCACATGACAAGGATATTAACTCTTTGGCGATAGCACCAGATGGCAGTTTTGTTTGCAGTGGTTCCCAG GATCGCACTGCTTGCATCTGGAGACTTCCCGACCTAGTATCAGTGGTTACATTGAAAGGACATAAAAGGGGGATATGGTCTGTGGAGTTTTCCCCAGTTGATCAATGTGTGATGACAGCTTCTGGAGATAAGACGATAAAGATTTGGGCAATATCTGATGGATCATGTTTGAAAACATTTGAAGGGCATACATCAAGCGTGTTAAGAGCGTCATTTCTTACCCGTGGCGCCCAGTTTGTTTCTTGTG GTGGTGATGGTCTGGTGAAGTTGTGGACAGTTAATACCAATGAGTGTGTTGCAACATATGACCAGCATGAGGATAAG ATTTGGGCCCTGGCTGTTGGTAAGAAAACAGAAATGCTTGCAACAGGTGGCGGTGATGCAGTGATCAATTTATGGCATGACTCAACAGCTTTAGATAAAGAGGAAGCTTTTCGTAAAGAA GAGGAAGGTGTTCTAAAGGGTCAAGAGCTAGAAAATGCTTTAATAGATGCTGACTACACTAGAGCAATTCAGATTGCATTTGAGCTTCGCAAACCGCATAAACTTCTAGAGTTATTTCGTGGACTCTTCAG GAAGAGAGATGAAGGGGATCAGATAGGAAAAGCACTAAAGGCTCTTGCTAAGGAAGAGTTTCGCTTGCTTTTGGAATATGTCCGGGAATGGAACACGAAGCCAAAGAATTGTCATGTTGCACATTTTGTTCTTTCCTGGGCATTCCGTATTCTCCCATCTACCGAGTTTGTTGAG ATAAGGGGCATTGTGGAACTTCTTGAAGGTCTTATTCCTTATACTCAGAGGCATTTTAATAGACTAGATAGGTTAGAAAGAAGCACATTCATGTTGGACTATACTTTAACTAGAATGTTGGTTATTGAGCCAGAAGGTAATgagggaaaattggaggacaaGGATCCCAAACTATCTAACGCTGCAGATAGCGAGCAGTTAAGTGATATTGCTTCAACGGAGCAAGAGCAGCACCATAAAGAACTGAAAGAAAAGAGAGCTTCAAAAAAGCGGAAAAACAAATCGAAAGACATCTCTAGTAAGAAGGTGAAGGGGGTGTAA